The genomic stretch TAAATCTAGAAATAAATACGGGCTGATTTGTTTGTCAAAGACAACTGATACAGATCACAAGATTGCTGtccacagctgcagcacatcctctctctctgcactgagattAAACATCAAATCTTTACCCAAGTGCATCGGTGGGATCGATGGTATTAAAAAGCATGACCTGCCTAACACccctctgctctcctctgtcTGCCTTTTCATCAAACGCTGCCATTAATATTTGATAGGCAGCAAGTCAGAATGTTCCTCCTGGCTGCAGCGAGTGATCAGGAAACAAGACAATTCAATCAGAGAGAGTGCGAGTGCATGATTGGATTTCCTCACTGTTTGAAGGATTTGATTCTTATCAGATTTAAGTTTGCTATCATTCTGCTCCAGTGGAGCTCAGGGAtgcactcagaaaaaaaaaaaaaaaagagccttgaaaaagaacaaataggTAGCCTCTGATGGCTAAAAATACACACTCAACTCAACACCCCTCAGTACCTTACCATTCAGAGAGGCATGCCCCGTGTATGTGAAACCGCTCCCACTTTCTGCCACTGAATGCACCAAAATGAAATCTATGCAGGAGACAGGCTGCAACATGATAATAACAATGTGTATGTCACAGCCAAGACAGGACCAGCTTTTTAAAGTGCCTGGACAGCTGAGTTGTGAAGGCAAATAAGTGGATATGTTGAATATAGTGTGAGTTTAGTGTTGAATGGTACTAGGTTTGAGAAGACTAGTGACTAATGTATGAAAATGGTATAACTTTAATGTGTATCTTAGAGGTTTTGAGTAAAATAGGTAAGTAACTAAGTGCTAGTGAGCAATTAGGATTAGAATTCATGTTGAGTATTGGGATAAATCCTATCTTGTTCTTAGTTTAGCTGTATGCTGTTCACTAACTCTGGAAACCTTTAGAGCAGCGACTCCCAACCAGGAGGTACAGTAGCCAAGGAGCATATGGAAAGATTAGCACTAACTATTACAGTTATTAAAGAACTATGTGGACCTGAACAAGACTCAGCAGAAAAAgttaattaaaagtaaaaataataaaaattatgaataaaaactTGATTATTTTGCAAAAAAGTATGGCTAGCTGTTAAATTGTTAGTTACGGTTATAGATTATTGGTAGAAATAGGAAGCCAAAGTTTTGAATATGATCAAATATTGAAATTGTTTGATAAAAGTCTAAATAAAGCTGGTTTCTTAAATATGATAAAGGGTTCAAATATGATGGCTTGCAAATATTATGTATAAATAGTtgtaaataattattaaaaacagcTAAGTAACACCTCAGTCTGCTGGAATAGCAAGGCAAGCCTTTTTCACCCGACTGTCTGGAAGCACTAACTGTGGAAGTATTTACTCTCTTATTCTTTCTTTAATAATTTTGGAGCAAACTTTTGACAGCGCATCAGAGATGCAGAGCTGCGCAGTGCAGTTTTAACCACCAGGTGGGGCTGCAGAGCAGACCCACTGCTGAGACCCTGGCAGTTGCGCACTGCTTGGATGAGATTTTGAGagataaacagcaaaaaacCAAACGGAAAGTCTAAAACAAAAAACGCGACTATTAATGAAAATAGAACAGCAAATTGATGATTTGGAACATGAACTTGCACTGTGAGATGAAGGGGTgcaatgtttacatttttaatgaacttATTTATAACTTTAGTGTACTTCCAAATGTGGTCTTCAGTGACTTCGCGCAAATATTAAGACTACACAGAGATATTCTGTGCCAACTATGTAGAAAATAAAGCTAGAGAGACCACTCCCCATCTTGAGACAAGTTCAGCTTCAGACTTTATTACTTTCGCTTCTTTGCTGACAGCAGTGATCATCAGGCTGGCAGTGATGCAGGATTCGTGAGGCCGATTTACGCTGCAAGCAGATGCACGTCCGCACTACATTTACAGTCTTAGTGTAAAGGAATAAAGCGGGAACAAAACAGTCACTACAAAGCCCACTGTCACCATTGACCAGCAAATCAAAGGCACGTCTACGCCGGGTTACAGTGTATCATCTTATGCCAGCGCATTGGGTTAATTGGGACCAAACCAGATACATTTGTAGCAAAAATGCCTCGATTAAGGGGCCTTAAGATGTGAGATCATGTGAACAGACCACCTGTGGGGCTTTCATTGAGATTTCAATATCATTCATGTCAAGGCCCCTGCACTCACTGACACAGCTTGAGCTGCGGGAGAAGATGTTTCAATTCAGacccctgcaaaaaaaaaaaaaaaaaaaaaaaaaaagctaaacacAAGACGCAGGGGCTCTGGCAGGTTTCAGCTCTGACAAACCCCCCTAAAGAAGCGAGGGGGTTCCAAAATGCTCTTTCAATTGTAGGCCGTCCATCAAAGCATCCAAATGGGGACGTTTAGGGGGAACCTTGGCACATCAGACAGACACTCGTAATACACACCACCTTTATTCTaggctgttaaaaaaaagagagaaagatcaAAGTTTCTCCAGATGAAAAGGGTCCGTTCCCTGCatttatacccccccccccccccccctccccaattCACCCACTCCCTCTTTTACTAAATTAAGAAAGCAGGCTTCGGCAGGCATGTGAAGAGGACTTTAACAATTATGGAGATGCTCCAACTCAACCCCTGCCTCTAATTACCGGGCTCTGATGGTTAAAAGGGCTTCGTTTTTAGCTGGGACTCTCAAAAGCTGCTATTGCTGCTGCCATCGTCAACACGGTGACCATAAggaaccataaaaaaaaagaaaaaaaaagaataagtaTATATGTGGGACAGAGAAAGCCTCGCTCTTCATGGTGAAAACACTGCACAGATATTGAGATTtatcaaatgttttattgtcaAAATAAAGGTCATATTTGCTTTCTGCACAAAAGAGAGACATCTACACTTTGTACAAATTTACAATATCTTATAAAGTTTTCTTTTATACACATATGTAcactttttctcttttacagaacttttatataaatacatttgaaattaCAAAATGAATGACCCGTAAAAATACACTATTGGGCACTATTAAGGCTTAATTTAAACCATTTTGGACATGATTGAGACATACAATGTTATCTGGCACTGTGTAGATAAAATGGTAATAAAATCCCAAAATGCTCTTTGTGTGAAGCTGGTTAGAAACAAAACTGCCTCTCTGCCTCCAGCAGGTAATGCCCGGATTGTGTAAAAAGCCTCATTCTGTATCACTAATACATATAAACAGAACGGGAGGTGGGGGTTAACCTGTGTGAATGCCAGGCGCATTGTTTCAACCAATCCTCTCCACAGAGGTGGGGAGCAGCAGTTCATTACAATGCAAATTGCTCGAGACCTAAAGTGATGGGTTATCTCCCAAACAATTAGCAGTTCCCATaagctgcttttatttatttattttaaccccCATTCAAACCTGGGACAATGGCATCTGCTTGGGGCACGACACGGAGCTGGCTGTGCCCGACCTCCACGTCAGTCCGGTGCTCACGTCGCTGTACATGGAGCCGCTGGTGCCTTTACTGCCCCAGCAGCACCTGGTGCAGAAAGTTCTCCAAGAGTCTAAAGTTTTTCCAGACCAGATCCACACCCCGGACGTGATGCCCACTAGAAGGCACATGAAGTATTTcaacataaaaactgcataGTCCGGAGTCCTGCGGTCCCGCTCTAATAAACAGTTAAAGCAGTTGTGTGTGATCTCCCAGCTCTGCCTGTTGTGCTGCTCGTAAAAGTAACAGGCAACTATTATAGTAGCAGGCACCGTGTAGAGCACTGTGAAGATGCCTATTCTAATCATGAGCTTCTCCAGTTTGTCAGTTTTGGTGCCGCCTTGCTTGATGACGCTGCGAATCCTGAACAGCGACACAAATCCAGCCAGGAGGAACATAGTGcctatgaataaataaatcaccaaAGGCGCGAGGACGAAGCCCCGCAGATTGTCCAGGTTCTGGTTCCCCACGTAGCAGATGCCAGCCACTGAGTCTCCATCCACGGAGCTCAGCGCCAGGACCGCGATGGACTTCATGCTGGGGATGAGCCAGGCGGCCAAGTGAAAGTACTGAGAGTAACTGGCGATCGCCTCGTTGCCCCACTTCATCCCGGCTGCGAGGAACCAGGTCAGGGAGAGGATGACCCACCATATGGAGCTGGCCATTCCGAAAAAGTAAATAAGGAGAAAGACCACGGTGCAAAGCGCGGGGCCGGTTGTTTCGTAGTGGATGTGCTCCATGTCGAACTCCCGGTTACACGCCACTTTCTCGTGTCCGGCGATCAGTCTGACGATGTAGCCCACTGACACGAACATGTAACACGCTGAGAGGAAGATGATGGGTCTCTCCGGGTACTTGAAGCGCTCCATGTCGATGAGGAAAGTGGCGACAGTGGCAAAGGTTGACACGAAGCACAACACTGACCAAAGTCCAATCCAAAACGCGGTGAACGCTCTTTCGTCGTGCGTAAAATAGGGATTGTGGCACGGCATGGCGCAGTTTGTGATCTGTCCGGTTTTGACCCGGTTGTATAGTGGGTGACGTTCCGTGTTCACCGGCACCATGGGCTCCAAACATGTGCATCCCGGCTCACACGGAGCAGTGGGCGGCTTGTATTTCCCCGGCGCGCCGGGTCTGCCAGGCTTATTTTTAGATGGATTGTAACCCTTACCTGGGTGGTTGGTGGGTTTGGAGAGTACAGGAGACACTGTTGTTGAATCAGTTCTGTTGTAGTCCATGCACAGCGTGTCTGGGTTGCCCTGCACCGGCAGCAGGTCACACCTCATCCTGTCCGGCCAGGGAAATCCGTACTGCCTCATGAGAGGCGCACAACCAGCCCGAGCTCTTTCGCACACGCTCCGGCACGGGGGGAGAGGTTTTTTGTAGTCCTCCAAGCAGATCGGGGTGTACATGCTGCAAAGGAAGAACTTCAGGTCCGGTGAACACTGGATCTCAACCAGAGGCCAGAACTGGTGCACCTCCAGTCCCGCCTCGTCCTGCGTGTCGTGGTTAAACTGGTTGGGCATGTACGTGTAGTTGTAGCCGATTCCCTTGCACAGAGGCACAGCTATCTCCTGGCAGGTGATCTCCTTGGCTGTGGTGCAGCTGGATCGTGGAAAGAGAACGAGTGAGAGGAGCAGATAAATCCAGAACAGGTCCATCTCTCCGGCGCGTCGTGTCcctcttcttctgctctggTACAAACAGCAATAAATCCTCTCAGACGTCTGCATTCGCCTCCAGTCCGGTTAGATGCTGCGCAGCGATCCCATCTCGCTTCTTTCGGGATCTTGCACGGAGTTGCAAGCAATGTGCAAGCCGTGTTTACTTtaggctgaggaggagcaggaggaggagagaaaacagCCTACAGGGCGGCGAGCGGAGCTCAAGATGGCTGAGAGGAGAATCCAGCTTCTTCTGGAAGCTGCTCTCCGTATCACAGTCTGTtatcccccccccaaaaaaaacaaaacaaacaaaaaaaaaacaacaacaaaaaacaaccaatgCTGTTCGATCGCTACAAACGGGGAAATGTGgccctcctttctttcttcaaaACACGGGGACTACATTCAGTCGCCTTGTCCCACCTCGCTCCTGGTTCCCATACAAAACATCAGTTCAGAGACGAAGCGGTGCCAATATATACGAGAGCCTGGCTGGACACACCCCCCGGAGCCACTGCTCCTATCACAGAGCGACGGGGGCGGTGCTTCCCATCTATCAATCAAGTTTCTTACCTAAAACGTTAGATAGCTCCTGATCATAGAAGTCttgccaggttttttttttttttttgcggctcCGGGTTCAGGAAAGTGACAGTATAACAGTTCAGCTTAAAGTTACTGAGATACGCAGATTCCTGCGTACTGAGACTAAacaggcatgttttttttttgttttttttgcggattctaaatgaatgaaacaatACCTCAGTTACATAATTGTGCAACTagtctgttttctgtttattattttatgacaTTCCCAGCGCTCCTGTAAAAATTCTCTGTAGTCAAAAGAATTCCACAAGAAGCAAGAACACAAACCTACAATTTTCCACAAATCACTTCGGGGTCCGCTGTCGTGTAACTGCTTTAAACACACAATCTTTGATAGCGTCACAACAATAGTAACACATACCAGGCATAGGGAGGATGCCTCTGGCTGCAGATGATTGTGTCTGCCAGAGAGGGGGCCAGTTTGGTAAATTGGCTAATTTGCGCATGATAAGACTACCCAGGGAGCTGTCTGTCCTTgtgaaaagctgttttattttttaaatgaggtgCTAATGTTTCGTTTAACGGCTTGCATGGAGCTCCGCGGGAGGCGTAATTGCGCGAGGCAAAGACCGAGCGGCACAAGCACAGTGAGACAGTGTCAGAGCCCTCATATCAGTGTTAACATGATTGTCGAGTCTGTCTGGGGGATCTCTGTAGTGATGTGACGGTAATCTCATTgtagtgaatttttttttccccccttcttctCTCTCCACATAATTTCTGCTCTGAAGCATTCTTGTTACTTCTATAAAGACTCGCTCGGCATGTGGATTCAAAAATAAAGCACAGAGGAAATTGCTCAACTTCATACAAGGTAGGTAAACACACTTTCTCACACATCAGTgcataaataaaagcactgaagCTCCTTCATACAAGAGCAGAACTTGCTGCCAGgcaatatcaaaaatatttcacaaaatatgaataaaaatcgACACTATATAATTTATTATACGGGAATTAAAGGCAGTATTAAATGTGTTGCATTTAATACTGGTCTGACTGTTTAAAACTAGCCTAGAGAGCAGATGTTCCAGATgttcttcaggaaaaaaaaaaaaaatggaatccACTCTGAAGATACATCACTGATAAGATGAACTTGTTTGTAACATTAGGAAGCTGTTTTTGCATTCAGCAGATGCACACTTTAATCTAACTGTTGTATAATTCTCACTAACCATAAGATGGAAAACAGAAGCAGGGATGTGATCAGCACATCTGCTCGAAACACGACCTCCGTTTCACCAACAAGAGAGAGGTGTCTTTGAATAGactctgtgcacacacacacacacacacacacacacacacacacacacacacacacacacacacacacacacacacagagacttcCAGAAAGAGTTTGTGTGCTAAAAAGTTAATGTGTGGTCTCacagtatttttaatttatttattttttattttttaaagcatcttCTTCCTGGTTTCCTATCCAAACATAATGCAGCGTTGTGTGCTGGGACTGGTGTGTGGTGGTCATGGTGCTGGAGTTTATTGTGTTTGGAGTGGAGCCAGGTCTTTATCATGTGaggcaacttaaaaaaaaaaaaaaaaaaggtgcagacttGACTCACTGAAAGGATAACATAAGCCGGAGTGAGCTGAGCATCAGGAGAACACAGACTGATTAAGTGACTCGCCGGTGTGAGATAACAAGGAAGGAGCTCTGTTAATGGCTGTTTGCTTTTGATTAGGAAACAAGACTTGAGCCAGCCAGAGCTGTGGAGGTATGTGTGTACGTTTGTGCACACGATGGATGGTGTGATATTTTCCCAATAACAAACTGTGGAATTTGagatgtgtggaaaaaaaaaagaaaaaaaaaaagagggcatGTAATAAAAAGGGAGTGAAGGTAAGGTGCTGGTCACAGTGTGGGAGAGTGAtggagggagcagagggaggtTAGATGAGGGTGAGAGAGGGCGTTGTGGACGGAGATAATGATTTACTCTGAGGAAGTGCACTCGTGTCCTATTTGCAGCGCCGGGCTGCATGCTGTGAGAAAATATCCCTCCAGACTAAAGCCTTGAAAAAAAACACTCTGTGACCAATGAATAAAATCCACAATCATGTCGAGATCCAAAGTTAATGTGTGCAGTTTAAAGCCCTGCTCTGTCTGTCAGAATCAAgtgctgccactgaaaaaaGGAAGCCCATCAAGTGTGACTGCTTGCCAAATCCTGGACTTACCTCAGAGATGGTGAGACAGAGATATGCTAATGCAACTTTATCTTGTAAAGGAAAGCTTCGAGGAGATTTAGCCAATCTGCTGGACACAATTCCAAGAGCCTCGGTGGCATTTAGCGGGCTCGCGCTAACCCGGGGGCTGCTTGTTAAGACTTCATTAGCTGTGTTTGCTCAGGCCTCTTCTTTCcaaagaggtggaggagggctcCCCAGGCTCCAGCACTGGCCCCCACTATAGACCCTCCATATGGGGCTTGTTTGCTCATGGCTGGCCTGGTAATCACTttcaggtggagctggaggagatggagCAAGGCTGAGGGGATTTTGGAGAGAGCTGGGCACCTCCCTCCCCCTCAGAGTCCCAGCCcctaccacccccccccccccccttccccaccCCCCTTCCACCGGGGCACTCCTGAGGTGACAGAGTGTGCAGCGTGTACCCTGTGAATTAACTCACCTAGGGCCCATTACTTTAACAAACACAGCCGGCCCCTCTAATCAACCTCCTGCTGGGAGGACAGGCGGCCCCTGTAAATCCTTCCCTATAGCCCCTCTCTGTGGGTGCAGAGTGAAAAGTATAAACTAAGTGAGAGAATCACATCTTCTATTAACAAGGCATCACAAGGCAACCTTCATTATAAAGAGAGGAAGCTGCTCGAACTGAACTTCATTTTCCTGGAGGTTTAGGGCTTGAAATATTAGTCTCCTTATAGTTATTATATTTACACGCCCTAACAGCCTGCAATTCTTCTTAGTGAACGGCAACAAAAGAGGGAAGTGATGCAAAAGAATTAAAGGGTGTCCACACTTAAAAGCTGGAATCATATTTTGCAGATATGCTTTTCATCGTGTGGAAAGAGaggctgctgtttttaaagcatttttaaagcTGTTAACCCCACAAACAAAACTCATTCCCCAACGAGGCACTACAGCTAGAAGAGGCATAACTTTATAACTCCTGTATTATAAATCAGTCATAATTAATGACAGCAGCTTTTGTGTTGCCAGATTGTGTCAAATTCCCAGAGATCGGGAGCCAAGGTTGTGTCGGTAACATTTTTAACAGACACGACAAATgaaaagcctttttttaaaaatatattaacattTACAGCTGCAGACATGGTGGCCTATTAGAAAACATTTTGCATGTATTTTTAGACTAACATCATTTGGTTGATGTCCAAAGCAAACCACATCTTAAAACTTGCACTAGTATCCCCGTCCCCTTCCTCCGTGAGAAAATCTTTGATGTCTTTGATGTATGACAGCTTTCACAGGACGGTGACATTATAATCACATACAGCAACCTAAGAGAGTTTTCTCAACTTGGCAGATTAAAAGTTGTAATTGCTATTTGGCTACAATGTCTCTAAAAATAGAAATAGtggaaaatgcttttttaactAATAACACATGAAGAAGTTGCACTTTATAAACTGTTTACAGGAGAGCCTCATTCAAAAAATGGTACACAAACCTCTATTCACTGCTACTATATCAGTAATGTCAGCGATGGATGGTTATGTACTTGGTCCACCTGTAATCATCTGAAAACATAGTTTGATCAGACTTGGTTGCTATTCTTTGACATAAGCGGTGAAATTGAGTACAAGGCTGTAAATCAGTTGCATTCTGTCACAAACATCTGTAAAACTGACTAAAACTGACCCCCCCTTCTTCCTCGACTAATTAGAAGTCCAGCGCTGTCTCGGTGAAATGGCTCTGCACCGTTCTCCTGCAGCCAAAGAACATGTTGGCTGCTGTCCCTTAGCTAAgcgaatgtgtgtatgtgagttaTTGTTTGGCATTTTAAGTCATCCCATGCAGCAAGAATCTGGGCAGCCAGCAGAGGTCTGTTGTTGGCTGCTGTCACACCTGATACTTGACACTCCTGTTAGATTTATCTCCCCTCTTGTAAAACAGCCTGCGACTTGTTCTTTCCATCCAGAAAGGTAAGTGAGCCCACAGAGGATTCTCCTGCtctggcaacacacacacacacacacaagcctatATAATAGCgggaggggatttttttttttttaaaccctggGTGTAACAAGAGACGAGGCCTGCGTGCCTGCAACGACACATGGGCGACACTTAAGCAGGTAGACTCGCCATCTGGTTCCAACACATGGGGTGGAACACTTGTCTTTGGTTCCTGGAGGtgataatttcattttttgtgcGCCGTGGCCTGtcgctgttgttgttgtaacaCACAGAGCAGACCGACGGCCTGCTTGCTTCGGGGGCCGATCCTGACCGCAccgcaggggggggggggggggtcgcagGGGTCGCGACGTGTCTACCTTCAATTCTATGGGGAGGGAAGACGAAGCGATTCCTCCTAATTAACTTGTCTCATTACTATTCATGCAGTCTTTGAGGCCCTATTCCACCTCTACCTGTGGTCCTTTAACCTCAGCTCAAATTTTTAATGTCGCTTCATGTCAGCTGCTATAAGCTAGAAAAGGAAAGCATTGTCTGAGGAGAGTCTCATAATGTTGATTTGGTCAGATTTTTGCATAAGCATAAGATGCTATAATTCAAATATCGGGGTTGTGATGGATTTCATGTGTAATATAATGCAGAAAGACAGTGAATGAAAGACGCGTTAAACTCCACATGGGTTCCAGAAAATCCATCAGATCACAGCCTACCTGGACAATAGGTTGCTGTAGTAATTTTCAAActtataaaacaaactaaatctTTATTTGCTGCTAATAGAGCATGCCCACACACTAAATCTACAGAGACACACGGCCTTAAGTAAATGAGTATACGCAGATGAGTGGCAAATGAGTTTGCCTGGCTAGCGGGCCCTTGAAGTGGCTGGTGCGGACAAACTGCCACACTTCAAGTAAAATGTCCAATATTTGTTCAAATTTTTAAACATGttacttttaaataatttaatatttccAAGAATTAGCTTTGTGGCGCAGAGAAACTTCATCTTCTATATGCAGTTTCTGTGAAAGCAGTCCCAGAACATAGCTCCAAAGGCTCTTGAAATATCCGTGGAAGCTTGCACAGTGTTTTCCTTCCTCGCTTTTCGTCTCAGCAGCACCATGTCCCTACCTCCCTCCGTCTCCGTGTGTGGCGTACCAAGAAACAGATGGCGAGGGCAAGGATGACCGCCAGacagaaggagggagagagtgagaggcagAAAACGACAAGGTAGGGAAGTGGGAAACCATATCCAGAAGGTGAGAGACGGAGAAGCAGAGAGGTAGCAGATGTGTAAAACACAAATGACCTTGTGGAGTTTGTGACTCGTTCTTGGCGGGCTCCGATCAAACCCCCCTGATCTCTCTCGCTGTGCACATCAGAGGCCGAGCGGTGCCCCTAGCGAGCTATCCTGGGCATCCCTTACTGCTCATTAGCAGTCTGATTAAgacatgtttatttatgtaaacgtgggctttatttacagtattaatCTAACTATCACACTGGGCTTACACTGGATACTGTGAGACAGATTTTATTTGGGAGACGGTTCCCAGCATAATATTACTATTTGAATATTACTATTTAAAGCTCTCTGGCAAACATCTGCGACAAGCCGGGGGCACGACCGACTCTTGGGTGGGTGgtgtttgtgtaaatgtgtgtcgGTGAGAGAAAAATCAGGCTCCCCAAGGCCAGCCAGTAGGACACTGATGACCTTATCTGCTACAAGCTTCCcgcctccccatctctccgtgGAGAGGCTCGCCTCCTCATCTCGACAAGCTTTACCCACCCCCCCGTCATATAAACACTGACAGGCATATAATTTCTGGCTAAATAATTAATATGAATCCATAATGAAAACAGTTTCgtgctctgct from Archocentrus centrarchus isolate MPI-CPG fArcCen1 chromosome 20, fArcCen1, whole genome shotgun sequence encodes the following:
- the fzd8a gene encoding frizzled-8a, whose translation is MQTSERIYCCLYQSRRRGTRRAGEMDLFWIYLLLSLVLFPRSSCTTAKEITCQEIAVPLCKGIGYNYTYMPNQFNHDTQDEAGLEVHQFWPLVEIQCSPDLKFFLCSMYTPICLEDYKKPLPPCRSVCERARAGCAPLMRQYGFPWPDRMRCDLLPVQGNPDTLCMDYNRTDSTTVSPVLSKPTNHPGKGYNPSKNKPGRPGAPGKYKPPTAPCEPGCTCLEPMVPVNTERHPLYNRVKTGQITNCAMPCHNPYFTHDERAFTAFWIGLWSVLCFVSTFATVATFLIDMERFKYPERPIIFLSACYMFVSVGYIVRLIAGHEKVACNREFDMEHIHYETTGPALCTVVFLLIYFFGMASSIWWVILSLTWFLAAGMKWGNEAIASYSQYFHLAAWLIPSMKSIAVLALSSVDGDSVAGICYVGNQNLDNLRGFVLAPLVIYLFIGTMFLLAGFVSLFRIRSVIKQGGTKTDKLEKLMIRIGIFTVLYTVPATIIVACYFYEQHNRQSWEITHNCFNCLLERDRRTPDYAVFMLKYFMCLLVGITSGVWIWSGKTLDSWRTFCTRCCWGSKGTSGSMYSDVSTGLTWRSGTASSVSCPKQMPLSQV